In Carya illinoinensis cultivar Pawnee chromosome 9, C.illinoinensisPawnee_v1, whole genome shotgun sequence, the following are encoded in one genomic region:
- the LOC122277344 gene encoding COBRA-like protein 10: MSTFLHPFPESVSPAIYHLCLLSIWICFASITVLSFLHVLSSKHFDPNAFRKKNMNRAFGVLTFVFFFLCSKVPLSKSQGFDDEKPAAPPPEVESCNGIFLSYEFISRKKEYPHVKNATAQSWAFNATATILNTGTIELKAWKMFIGFQHDEILVGASGAVLMEADDFPAPVGNGTQFSGSPQADLKTSIDTAGDLSQIQVQIIISGTQFGVKPPGIPMPSTIRLVNDGYKCPAHTRRKASMHVCCTRNPKTKAKVLKTKFLPRQNGDLSISYDVLQAYQNNYLAQVTMESKNPLGRLDRWNLTWEWMRGEFIFTMRGAYTRRKDFADCIYGMAGQYYNDMDFSKVMNCQKRPIIGDLPRERANDTDVGKLPYCCRNGSLLPPIMDASKSKSVFQLQVFKLPPDLNRTALYPPEKWKIFGVLNPDYKCGAPLRVDPTEFPDPSGLQATSTAIASWQVVCNITKPTKRNTRCCVSFSAYYNDSVIPCNSCACGCDGDEKCNPDAPAMLLPPEALLVPFENRAEKAIAWAKIKHLHIPKPLPCGDNCGVSINWHVNSDYMSGWTARMTLFNWGDLNFEDWFAAIQMKKAYRGYENVYSFNGTLVPELNNTIFFQGLPGSNFLVGETNGSNPRKDPRVPGKQQSVISFTKKLTPGIKIVKGDGFPSRVFFNGEECSIPTHYPTKNGNDRVFVNLVVDIFLVLMTTLLLLENHH, translated from the exons ATGTCAACTTTTCTACACCCATTTCCTGAATCAGTTTCACCAGCTATCTACCATCTATGTTTGCTATCAATCTGGATCTGTTTTGCGTCGATTACAGTACTGAGTTTTCTCCATGTGTTGTCCTCAAAACATTTTGATCCTAACGCTTTCAGAAAGAAAAACATGAATAGGGCATTTGGAGTGCTGACATTCGTGTTTTTCTTCTTGTGTTCCAAAGTTCCTTTGAGTAAGTCACAAGGTTTTGACGACGAGAAACCCGCAGCACCGCCGCCGGAAGTGGAAAGCTGCAATGGGATTTTCTTGTCCTATGAATTCATTTCTCGGAAGAAAGAATACCCCCATGTGAAGAATGCAACGGCACAGTCCTGGGCCTTCAATGCCACCGCAACCATATTGAACACGGGCACAATCGAGCTCAAAGCATGGAAGATGTTCATCGGGTTCCAACACGATGAGATTCTAGTCGGTGCTagtggagctgttttgatggaGGCTGATGACTTCCCGGCTCCGGTCGGGAACGGGACCCAATTTTCAGGGTCTCCTCAGGCCGATTTGAAGACCTCGATCGACACGGCCGGGGATCTTAGCCAAATTCAGGTGCAGATTATAATAAGTGGCACTCAGTTTGGGGTGAAGCCGCCTGGGATTCCAATGCCTAGCACAATACGTCTTGTCAATGATGGGTACAAATGCCCAGCACATACTCGGCGCA AGGCATCGATGCATGTTTGTTGCACtcggaatccaaaaactaagGCTAAAGTACTGAAAACCAAGTTCTTACCACGCCAGAATGGAGATCTTAGCATCTCCTACGATGTTCTTCAAGCCTATCAAAATAATTATCTTGCTCAGGTGACCATGGAGAGCAAAAACCCTTTAGGACGTCTTGATCGTTGGAACTTGACCTGGGAGTGGATGAGAGGGGAATTTATATTCACAATGAGAGGAGCCTACACACGTAGGAAGGACTTTGCGGATTGCATTTATGGGATGGCAGGACAATATTACAATGATATGGATTTTTCAAAAGTCATGAATTGCCAAAAGAGGCCTATCATCGGTGACTTGCCTCGTGAGAGAGCAAACGATACAGATGTAGGCAAGTTGCCCTACTGCTGCAGAAATGGTAGCCTTTTGCCACCCATCATGGATGCAAGCAAATCAAAGTCTGTTTTTCAATTGCAGGTGTTTAAACTTCCGCCTGATTTGAATCGGACTGCTCTTTATCCTCCAGAGAAATGGAAAATCTTTGGCGTTCTTAATCCCGACTATAAATGTGGAGCGCCACTGAGGGTGGATCCAACAGAATTTCCAGACCCCAGTGGGCTTCAGGCAACGAGCACAGCAATTGCGAGTTGGCAGGTAGTCTGCAACATCACAAAACCAACCAAAAGAAACACTAGGTGCTGTGTGTCTTTCTCTGCCTATTACAATGACTCTGTTATACCTTGTAATTCATGTGCCTGCGGTTGTGATGGAGATGAAAAATGCAATCCGGATGCCCCAGCAATGCTTCTCCCTCCAGAAGCTCTTCTTGTTCCCTTTGAGAATAGGGCAGAGAAGGCCATAGCTTGGGCTAAAATAAAGCATCTTCACATCCCTAAGCCATTGCCGTGTGGGGACAATTGTGGGGTTAGCATAAATTGGCATGTCAACTCAGACTACATGAGTGGGTGGACAGCCAGAATGACTCTATTCAATTGGGGAGATCTGAATTTTGAGGACTGGTTTGCTGCGATTCAAATGAAGAAAGCTTATCGTGGTTATGAAAATGTCTACTCCTTCAATGGTACTTTAGTTCCGGAGCTGAACAACACGATCTTCTTTCAAGGTTTACCGGGCTCGAATTTTTTGGTAGGAGAGACAAATGGATCAAACCCAAGAAAAGACCCTAGAGTGCCTGGAAAGCAACAATCCGTCATTTCTTTTACAAAGAAGCTGACCCCGGGTATCAAAATAGTAAAAGGAGACGGGTTTCCTTCGAGGGTTTTTTTCAATGGTGAGGAATGCTCCATTCCTACACATTATCCTACCAAAAACGGAAATGATCGAGTTTTTGTAAATTTAGTTGTTGACATTTTTCTTGTACTCATGACCACCTTGTTGCTGTTGGAAAATCATCATTGA
- the LOC122275332 gene encoding CRIB domain-containing protein RIC10-like isoform X2, with protein sequence MSAKMKGIYKSFKYISQIFVVKEREMEIGYPTDVKHVAHVGLDGPSGSAPSWMHEYKTASEFSTKSLGSIGEFRDSASMPLSAWSSAGMYVGIF encoded by the exons ATGTCGGCCAAGATGAAAGGGATTTACAAAAGTTTCAAATACATTTCCCAAATATTTG TTGTGAAGGAGCGTGAGATGGAAATTGGTTACCCGACAGATGTTAAGCATGTGGCACATGTCGGGTTGGATGGCCCGTCTGGCAGTGCACCTAGTTGG ATGCATGAATACAAAACAGCATCTGAGTTTTCAACAAAATCGCTTGGTAGCATTGGTGAATTTAGAGATTCCGCTTCTATGCCTCTTTCCGCTTGGTCCTCTGCGGGTATGTATGTtggcat ATTTTGA
- the LOC122275332 gene encoding CRIB domain-containing protein RIC10-like isoform X1, translating to MSAKMKGIYKSFKYISQIFVVKEREMEIGYPTDVKHVAHVGLDGPSGSAPSWMHEYKTASEFSTKSLGSIGEFRDSASMPLSAWSSADFDHSVRHQPAGDMFKDVPPTDLPNIPKKQKRKKSRSTSSPKSSSSRSSRAAKSKPAFNDHMDATSNLQI from the exons ATGTCGGCCAAGATGAAAGGGATTTACAAAAGTTTCAAATACATTTCCCAAATATTTG TTGTGAAGGAGCGTGAGATGGAAATTGGTTACCCGACAGATGTTAAGCATGTGGCACATGTCGGGTTGGATGGCCCGTCTGGCAGTGCACCTAGTTGG ATGCATGAATACAAAACAGCATCTGAGTTTTCAACAAAATCGCTTGGTAGCATTGGTGAATTTAGAGATTCCGCTTCTATGCCTCTTTCCGCTTGGTCCTCTGCGG ATTTTGACCATTCCGTGAGACACCAACCAGCAGGCGACATGTTCAAAGACGTTCCGCCTACAGATCTTCCTAACATTCCCAAGAAACAGAAGCGAAAAAAGTCTAGATCTACTTCTTCTCCCAAGTCTTCTTCGTCCAGATCCTCACGAGCGGCGAAGTCAAAGCCTGCATTCAATGATCATATGGATGCAACATCAAACCTACAAATCTAG